The following coding sequences are from one Kushneria phosphatilytica window:
- a CDS encoding DUF423 domain-containing protein, with protein MSQRHAWALVGVSGLLTVILGALGAHGLADRLNATALNAFHTGVRYQAWHTLAAMAVLIWRVQHPLRGQRLALCLWGIGVLLFSGSLYALSLGAPGWLGPITPLGGLALMLGWLVVAIAGFRARHG; from the coding sequence ATGAGCCAACGTCACGCCTGGGCACTGGTCGGAGTCTCGGGTCTGCTGACCGTGATTCTGGGCGCACTCGGCGCCCATGGTCTCGCCGATCGGTTGAACGCCACGGCACTGAACGCCTTTCATACCGGTGTACGCTATCAGGCCTGGCATACCCTGGCCGCCATGGCAGTGCTGATCTGGCGCGTTCAACACCCCCTGCGGGGGCAACGGCTGGCGCTGTGCCTGTGGGGAATCGGCGTGCTGCTGTTCTCCGGTTCACTTTATGCGCTTTCGCTTGGAGCGCCGGGTTGGCTGGGGCCGATCACGCCGCTGGGCGGCCTGGCGCTGATGCTGGGCTGGCTGGTGGTAGCTATCGCCGGTTTTCGTGCGCGTCATGGTTGA